In candidate division KSB1 bacterium, one genomic interval encodes:
- the dgt gene encoding dNTP triphosphohydrolase, whose protein sequence is MRDRKFYERLEHKTLAPYATKSENAHRTRRYQEKEHPYRTAFQRDRDRIVHSRSFRRLKHKQQVFLISEGDHYRTRITHTLEVSQLARTLAKALGLNEELTEAIALGHDLGHTPFGHIGEVVLNDILSGRDNLNGLLKGENIGGFKHNYQSLRVVDLLEKKYEFEGLNLTAPVREGILKHTRLLRDHYSYPEFYYDGLHFEQDMASTLEGQVVAICDEIAQRTHDLEDGVRAGLVELEQVIELDIIQRVEQKFEFGKLFFTDRYTYRNKLINNLINFLIDDIIQTTLENINSFYSRKKRYHPFDEELVRFSQHVDRLQAQLNEFIYKEIIFKGKGHDINHTNKNILRTLVKIYSEDPSRLSNYIFKKVSNTEAMQTPRWVPTMGIQSNMSLRIIADHVASMTDRFAILEFEKHQSHQRSNA, encoded by the coding sequence TTGAGAGATAGAAAATTTTACGAACGCCTGGAACACAAGACGTTGGCACCCTATGCTACAAAATCGGAGAATGCCCATCGCACTCGGCGGTATCAGGAGAAAGAGCATCCCTATCGTACTGCTTTTCAACGTGACCGAGATCGTATTGTCCATTCTCGCTCGTTCCGACGGTTAAAGCATAAACAACAGGTCTTTCTCATTAGCGAGGGCGATCATTATCGTACCAGGATTACTCATACGCTTGAAGTTTCCCAGCTCGCTCGAACCCTTGCAAAAGCCCTGGGCTTAAATGAAGAGCTAACTGAGGCGATTGCTTTAGGCCACGATCTTGGGCATACCCCATTTGGTCACATTGGCGAGGTCGTTCTCAATGACATCCTTTCAGGCCGCGATAATCTCAACGGGCTCTTAAAAGGAGAGAATATCGGTGGGTTTAAGCACAACTATCAGAGCCTGCGCGTGGTCGATCTGCTTGAGAAAAAGTACGAATTCGAGGGATTAAATTTAACAGCTCCGGTCCGAGAAGGAATTTTAAAGCACACGCGATTGCTTCGCGATCATTATTCCTACCCAGAGTTTTATTATGATGGGCTTCATTTTGAACAAGATATGGCATCGACATTAGAAGGCCAAGTAGTCGCGATTTGCGATGAAATTGCGCAGCGAACACATGATCTGGAAGACGGCGTCCGTGCTGGCTTGGTGGAACTTGAACAAGTCATCGAATTGGATATCATTCAGCGAGTTGAACAAAAGTTCGAATTTGGAAAACTATTTTTTACTGATCGCTATACCTATCGAAACAAGCTGATAAACAATTTGATCAATTTTTTGATAGATGATATCATTCAAACAACGCTTGAGAATATCAATTCGTTTTATTCAAGAAAAAAACGATATCATCCCTTTGACGAGGAACTTGTACGGTTTAGCCAGCATGTCGATCGTCTTCAGGCACAGTTAAATGAGTTCATTTATAAAGAGATCATTTTTAAAGGCAAGGGGCACGATATCAATCATACCAATAAGAACATTCTCCGAACGCTCGTTAAAATATATTCAGAAGATCCCAGTCGGCTTTCTAACTATATTTTTAAAAAGGTGAGCAATACTGAGGCAATGCAAACGCCTCGCTGGGTTCCGACCATGGGAATCCAAAGCAATATGTCACTAAGAATCATCGCCGATCATGTGGCCAGCATGACGGACCGTTTTGCGATTCTTGAATTTGAAAAGCACCAAAGTCACCAAAGATCCAACGCATGA
- a CDS encoding redoxin domain-containing protein, whose translation MVRHSVILLFIIMLMLCCSEPSKDYVSWQPDQPKAGESVTITFTPQRLISADNKENQIFMIYQCLSDHDARCFRLPMKSRGKSWQATINCEPGTLLLRLKFEDSLDRVEDNDGYGWTIILRDNSNKVPRNSYYRLGRILSQKRPLSLASHLEDARRSFQTELSQYPDNYQCWFDLWSLRLKNSSQPQSEIAAIKSQLDSLLQDHSSSPELLSLAFECNWKLLNEPQKAIEFGQKVLAMRENVPHKDAIDYGMILLTFEQSPPQLIEGLIRFVQRAKDPESLRPAYYQLGLFFQNLQMVDQAIYYFSKYVELVPDEIPIWLNLANLLIRNGSYDQAREAIQRAKQLNTPENYLLSHVWETPEERANQLIMNQCQILSTLANLETNQGNHRAAIQYRRQALGLGTPFPAFEWTQIGNLFLKLGILDSAQQAYVKSVSIDANQDEAIQNLKQIYRTTHGGISGFDAFLAEAIINEQKASAKAAPDFVAMDIMGRQHRLSDHRGKIIIVTFWDSWSAACQKEIPQLNDLVEKHRNIDRVIFWAFSVESQAAIERFITQNPFRFVLFPNAIEIKRQYQVIGVPTHLIIDPSGKIRYTHIGYSDSIGKQIDDEIRVLLSEALTIS comes from the coding sequence ATGGTGCGACATTCCGTTATACTGCTTTTTATAATAATGCTGATGCTCTGCTGTTCAGAGCCTAGCAAGGATTATGTCTCCTGGCAACCAGACCAGCCCAAAGCTGGAGAGAGCGTGACAATCACCTTCACCCCGCAAAGATTGATCAGTGCCGATAATAAAGAAAACCAGATTTTCATGATATACCAGTGCCTTTCCGATCACGACGCAAGATGCTTTCGGCTTCCAATGAAATCGCGCGGAAAAAGCTGGCAAGCCACAATCAATTGCGAGCCAGGCACTTTGCTGCTGCGCCTGAAATTCGAGGATTCTTTGGATCGAGTCGAGGATAATGATGGGTATGGCTGGACTATTATTTTACGTGACAACAGCAATAAAGTCCCGAGAAATTCCTATTATCGACTTGGAAGGATATTAAGCCAAAAACGGCCGCTAAGCTTAGCCTCTCACCTTGAAGACGCCCGCCGATCATTTCAGACTGAATTGTCGCAATATCCAGATAACTATCAATGCTGGTTCGACCTATGGAGCCTGCGGCTTAAGAATTCTTCACAACCCCAGTCAGAAATTGCAGCGATAAAATCGCAATTGGATAGTTTGCTCCAAGATCATTCTTCTTCTCCCGAACTTCTTTCTTTGGCGTTCGAATGCAATTGGAAACTGTTGAACGAACCCCAAAAGGCAATCGAATTTGGTCAAAAAGTGTTAGCTATGCGGGAGAACGTTCCTCATAAAGACGCCATTGACTACGGCATGATCTTGCTAACCTTTGAGCAATCGCCGCCGCAATTGATTGAAGGCTTAATTCGCTTTGTGCAGCGGGCAAAAGATCCCGAGTCCCTCAGGCCAGCCTATTATCAATTGGGCTTATTTTTTCAAAATCTTCAGATGGTAGATCAAGCGATCTACTACTTTTCAAAATATGTCGAACTGGTACCAGATGAAATACCAATCTGGCTGAATCTTGCCAATCTTCTCATACGGAACGGAAGCTATGATCAAGCGCGCGAAGCCATCCAGCGCGCAAAGCAATTGAACACGCCTGAAAATTATTTGCTCTCCCATGTTTGGGAAACGCCAGAAGAACGGGCAAATCAATTGATCATGAATCAATGCCAGATTCTTTCAACGTTGGCTAACTTGGAAACCAATCAAGGAAATCATCGGGCCGCGATCCAGTATCGTCGACAAGCTTTGGGACTTGGTACTCCATTCCCGGCCTTTGAATGGACCCAGATTGGAAACTTGTTCTTGAAGCTCGGCATATTAGATAGCGCTCAGCAGGCATATGTCAAATCGGTTTCAATAGATGCAAATCAGGACGAGGCAATTCAAAATTTAAAACAAATCTATCGAACGACTCATGGGGGGATCTCTGGGTTCGATGCGTTTTTGGCAGAGGCGATCATCAACGAACAGAAAGCATCTGCAAAAGCGGCTCCTGATTTCGTTGCAATGGATATCATGGGTCGGCAACATCGATTGTCCGATCACCGCGGCAAGATTATCATTGTCACCTTTTGGGATAGCTGGAGTGCGGCCTGCCAAAAAGAGATCCCACAATTAAACGATCTCGTGGAAAAGCATCGCAACATCGATCGGGTTATTTTTTGGGCTTTCTCAGTGGAATCTCAAGCGGCGATCGAGCGCTTCATTACCCAAAATCCGTTTCGGTTTGTGCTATTTCCCAACGCGATTGAGATCAAGCGACAATATCAGGTAATAGGGGTCCCAACTCATCTTATCATCGATCCATCTGGCAAAATTCGATATACCCATATCGGTTATTCTGATTCGATAGGCAAACAAATAGATGATGAGATTCGCGTCTTATTATCCGAAGCGCTGACGATCTCTTAG
- the hisJ gene encoding histidinol-phosphatase HisJ, which yields MNKQLADYHIHTSLCNHANGAMKAYVKQAITLGLCEMGFADHNPLPAHFNNPYRMLTDEMSNYLEIIHDLRQQFPQIIIRTGIELDYIESATDFLEKLVTENKFDYVIGSVHYLQSDAKDQLAYLSEFSHEDTTRLFHAYFDHLEKAIKTGWFDIIGHFDLPRRFWGDLPDETIERAGHILEQIKDYDLCLEVNTSGFRTKNVEEPFPNFNLLQKVRALDIPVTLGSDAHQPGDVGSYFQETKALLKQIGFEYIYFFENHRRIPHKI from the coding sequence ATGAATAAGCAATTGGCGGACTACCATATCCACACCTCGCTTTGCAATCACGCCAATGGTGCGATGAAGGCTTATGTCAAACAGGCCATCACCCTCGGCCTATGTGAAATGGGTTTCGCGGACCATAATCCGTTGCCAGCTCACTTTAATAATCCTTATCGCATGTTGACAGATGAGATGAGCAATTACCTTGAGATTATCCATGATCTGCGCCAGCAATTCCCTCAGATTATCATAAGAACCGGCATTGAGCTGGATTATATTGAAAGTGCTACCGACTTTTTAGAGAAGTTAGTTACAGAAAACAAATTTGATTATGTCATCGGCAGTGTTCATTATCTCCAAAGCGATGCAAAAGATCAACTGGCATATCTGAGTGAATTCTCTCATGAAGATACGACGCGCTTATTTCATGCCTATTTCGACCATCTCGAAAAGGCGATTAAGACCGGCTGGTTCGACATTATCGGCCATTTCGATCTGCCGAGGAGGTTTTGGGGGGACCTGCCTGACGAAACGATAGAACGCGCAGGGCATATATTAGAGCAAATCAAGGATTATGATCTTTGTCTCGAAGTGAACACCTCTGGGTTTCGGACTAAAAATGTCGAAGAACCGTTTCCGAATTTCAACCTGCTTCAGAAGGTTCGCGCCTTAGATATCCCTGTGACGCTCGGCTCTGATGCGCATCAACCTGGCGATGTCGGCAGTTACTTTCAAGAAACCAAAGCGCTATTGAAACAAATTGGCTTTGAATACATTTATTTCTTTGAAAACCATCGGAGAATACCGCACAAAATATAA
- a CDS encoding DUF2520 domain-containing protein, protein MDTITIIGLGRLGSALAHALHHWNYQIKAVIDSKLSIAASIAQAVKAETFGSKLPLPVAANMVFLCVPDDEIAPIAALLARSDGKEFLPRYAFHCSGALTSDALTPLRQLGVHCASLHPIQSFAGKADDWQKLSNIFFGLEGDIEAVQKAIELVETIQSDWLIVPKENKVIYHIACTIASNYLVAMLIPAVKLLAQMSLPEHQILKLLRPLMETTLGNLTSQGIEAALSGPISRGDVHTIENHLKMLETKLPHFVLFYKLHGQILLELKSVSERIPPEKYQQLKKLLVD, encoded by the coding sequence ATGGATACGATAACAATAATAGGTCTTGGACGCCTCGGTTCAGCTCTGGCCCATGCTTTGCACCACTGGAACTATCAGATAAAAGCCGTGATAGACTCGAAATTATCGATCGCAGCGTCTATTGCTCAGGCTGTAAAGGCCGAAACTTTTGGAAGTAAGCTTCCCTTACCTGTTGCTGCGAATATGGTTTTTCTTTGTGTTCCAGATGACGAGATCGCTCCGATTGCCGCGCTACTTGCTCGATCGGACGGTAAGGAGTTTTTGCCGCGATATGCATTCCACTGCTCTGGGGCGCTCACAAGTGATGCGTTAACGCCATTACGTCAGCTTGGGGTACACTGTGCGAGCCTTCATCCGATCCAGAGTTTTGCTGGAAAAGCAGATGATTGGCAAAAACTCTCAAATATTTTTTTTGGTTTAGAGGGAGATATTGAAGCGGTTCAAAAGGCAATTGAACTTGTCGAAACAATTCAGTCTGACTGGTTGATCGTACCGAAGGAAAATAAAGTAATCTACCATATTGCTTGTACGATTGCCTCCAATTATTTGGTAGCAATGCTTATCCCAGCGGTAAAGCTTCTCGCTCAGATGAGTTTACCAGAACATCAAATTTTAAAACTGCTGAGGCCGCTGATGGAGACGACCTTGGGAAATCTGACCTCCCAAGGTATTGAAGCGGCGCTCTCTGGCCCAATATCGCGCGGCGATGTTCATACCATTGAAAATCATCTGAAAATGCTGGAGACAAAATTGCCTCACTTTGTGCTTTTCTATAAATTACATGGACAAATTTTGCTGGAATTGAAATCAGTCTCTGAGAGAATTCCTCCGGAAAAATATCAACAACTAAAGAAACTTTTGGTTGATTAA
- a CDS encoding response regulator → MLKKKIFIIDDDVTFLKLLKILFEKENYQVITESNATDICQKLKQSRPDIVLLDLLIPNQNGFQIFKQMKHDHFCSTIPVVVLTSHQNINSKIQLLREGVLDYIYKPFRKEELLLKMKNYLQHLSAKKAQPFNEDLLFHQLKEILSARKKEWIEPQLDKKSLYGYVYQDIRLVSDIPIYGKERDLLEDWADRKLLERSLVDIIDLCPLCYHYNISLTYICPLCGSINVEQKKSDDQAPRSFLCNDCGMALKAPQIRCHCINCDEKFGPEKIVKQKIYRYQFAQNGAVPSSSEPKIVSQPKVITEPLPKTSISRPSIGTGHLYIGSNQVIQQVLKETNVRYVQPNSFLERVTKEIRYSEIEHCDMTIMAIGVQNLNQLTQRMKQEMVFKIFKGILYIIIQHLRSQDILSYNDAQLRYLVMLPNTHIKLAKIIAEKIHQRLDRFRSSFQLDIRLASYPQDGLTVDELFAMLEIGLEKVTTPALI, encoded by the coding sequence ATGCTAAAGAAAAAAATTTTCATTATTGATGACGATGTCACCTTTTTGAAATTGCTCAAAATTTTATTTGAAAAAGAGAATTATCAAGTGATCACTGAATCGAACGCCACCGACATCTGTCAAAAATTAAAACAAAGCCGGCCGGACATCGTTTTATTGGACCTTTTGATTCCCAATCAAAACGGCTTTCAGATTTTCAAACAGATGAAACATGATCATTTTTGTTCCACGATCCCGGTTGTAGTGCTGACTTCGCATCAAAACATCAATAGTAAAATCCAGCTTCTACGAGAGGGAGTTTTGGATTATATCTATAAGCCATTTCGCAAAGAGGAATTGTTGTTGAAAATGAAAAATTATCTTCAGCATTTGAGCGCGAAGAAAGCTCAGCCGTTCAACGAAGATTTGCTTTTCCATCAATTGAAAGAAATTCTCAGCGCCCGAAAAAAGGAGTGGATCGAGCCTCAATTGGATAAAAAAAGCCTGTACGGCTATGTTTATCAGGATATTCGTTTAGTGTCCGATATCCCGATTTATGGGAAGGAGCGCGATCTGCTTGAGGATTGGGCGGATCGAAAATTACTGGAGCGCAGCCTGGTTGATATTATCGATCTCTGTCCGCTTTGTTACCATTACAACATTTCATTGACCTATATCTGTCCCCTATGCGGTTCCATCAATGTCGAGCAGAAAAAATCCGATGACCAAGCGCCGCGTTCATTTTTGTGCAATGATTGTGGTATGGCTTTGAAAGCCCCCCAAATTCGCTGCCATTGCATCAACTGTGATGAGAAGTTCGGTCCCGAAAAAATTGTTAAGCAGAAGATTTACCGATATCAATTTGCTCAAAATGGAGCTGTACCGTCGTCGAGTGAGCCCAAAATCGTCAGCCAACCTAAAGTGATCACCGAACCATTACCGAAAACTAGCATCAGTCGCCCCAGCATTGGCACTGGACATCTCTATATTGGAAGCAATCAAGTCATCCAACAGGTGCTAAAGGAGACTAATGTTCGCTATGTGCAACCAAATAGTTTTTTAGAACGAGTGACCAAAGAGATTCGGTATTCCGAAATCGAGCATTGCGATATGACCATCATGGCCATTGGGGTTCAAAACTTGAACCAACTGACGCAACGTATGAAACAGGAGATGGTTTTCAAAATATTCAAAGGCATCCTTTATATCATTATTCAGCATCTGAGATCCCAGGATATTCTCAGCTACAACGATGCCCAGCTTCGCTATTTGGTCATGTTGCCCAATACACATATCAAGCTTGCAAAAATTATCGCGGAAAAAATCCACCAGCGGCTTGATCGGTTTCGGAGCAGTTTTCAGTTGGATATCCGATTGGCAAGCTACCCTCAGGATGGTCTGACAGTGGACGAATTGTTTGCAATGCTGGAGATCGGCTTAGAAAAAGTGACGACACCAGCGTTGATCTGA